The Nycticebus coucang isolate mNycCou1 chromosome 2, mNycCou1.pri, whole genome shotgun sequence genome includes a window with the following:
- the C2H9orf78 gene encoding splicing factor C9orf78 homolog, producing MPVTRKTFRRRRADSESEEDEQDSEEVRLKLEETREVQNLRKRPNGVSAVALLVGEKIQEETTLVDDPFQMKTGGMVDMKKLKERGKDKISEEEDLHLGTSFSAETNRRDEDADMMKYIETELKKRKGIVEHEEQKVKPKNAEDCLYELPENIRVSSAKKTEEMLSNQMLSGIPEVDLGIDAKIKNIISTEDAKARLLAEQQNKKKDSETSFVPTNMAVNYVQHNRFYHEELNAPIRRNKEEPKARPLRVGDTEKPEPERSPPNRKRPANEKATDDYHYEKFKKMNRRY from the exons ATGCCTGTCACCAGGAAGACTTTCCGTCGGCGACGAGCGGACTCGGAGTCGGAGGAAGATGAACAGGATTCAGAGGAGGTTAG attaaAACTGGAAGAGACCAGAGAGGTGCAGAACTTGAGGAAGAGGCCCAACGGGGTGAG tGCTGTGGCCCTGCTGGTGGGAGAGAAGATACAAGAAGAGACCACTTTAGTA GATGATCCCTTTCAAATGAAGACAGGTGGTATGGTGgatatgaagaaactgaaggaaaGGGGCAAAGATAA GATCAGTGAAGAGGAAGACCTTCACCTGGGGACTTCGTTTTCTGCAGAAACCAACCGAAGGGACGAGGATGCAGACAT GATGAAGTACATTGAGACAGAgctgaagaagaggaaagggattGTGGAACATGAGGAACAGAAGGTCAAACCAAAGAATGCAGAGGACTGTCTTTATGAACTTCCCGAAAACATCCGTGTTTCCTCAGCAAAGAAGACCGAGGAAATGCTTTCCAACCAGATGCTGAGCGGCATCCCTGAAGTGGACCTTGGCATTGA tgctaaaataaaaaatatcatttccaCGGAGGATGCCAAGGCTCGTCTACTGGCAGAGCAGCAGAATAAGAAGAAAGACAGTGAGACATCCTTCGTGCCTACCAACATGGCTGTGAATTACGTGCAGCACAACCGAT TTTATCATGAGGAGCTCAATGCTCCCATACGGAGAAACAAAGAAGAGCCCAAAGCCCGACCCTTGAGAGTGGGTGACACAGAGAAGCCAGAGCCTGAGC GGTCCCCTCCTAACCGCAAACGCCCTGCTAATGAGAAGGCCACTGACGACTATCACTATGAAAAGTTCAAGAAGATGAACAGGCGGTACTGA
- the TOR1A gene encoding torsin-1A isoform X1: MKLGRAALGLLLLAPLVVRALEPISVGLALAGVLTGYIYPRLYCLFTECCGQKRSLSREALQKDLDNKLFGQHLAKKIILNAVSGFINNPKPKKPLTLSLHGWTGTGKNFVSKIIAENIYEGGLNSDYVHLFVATLHFPHASNITLYKDQLQLWIRGNVSACARSIFIFDEMDKMHAGLIDAIKPFLDYYELVDGVSYQKAIFMFLSNAGAERITDVALDFWRNGKQREEIKLKDIEHALSLSVFNNKNSGFWHSSLIDRNLIDYFVPFLPLEYKHLKMCIRVEMQARGYEIDEDIISRVADEMTFFPKEERVFSDKGCKTVFTKLDYYYDD, from the exons ATGAAGCTGGGCCGGGCTGCGTTGGGCCTGCTGCTCCTCGCGCCTTTGGTGGTGCGGGCGCTGGAGCCCATCAGCGTGGGCCTGGCCCTGGCCGGCGTCCTCACCGGCTACATCTACCCGCGCCTCTACTGCCTCTTCACGGAGTGCTGCGGCCAGAAGCGGAGCCTCAGCCGGGAGG CGCTGCAGAAGGATCTGGACAACAAGCTCTTTGGACAGCACCTTGCAAAGAAGATCATCTTAAATGCTGTGTCTGGTTTCATAAACAACCCAAAGCCCAAGAAGCCTCTCACCCTCTCCCTGCACGGGTGGACAGGCACTGGCAAAAATTTTGTCAGCAAGATCATCGCAGAGAATATTTACGAGGGTGGTCTGAACAGTGATTATGTCCATCTGTTTGTGGCCACACTGCACTTTCCACATGCTTCGAACATCACCCTATACAAG GATCAGTTACAGTTGTGGATTCGAGGCAACGTGAGTGCCTGCGCAAGGTCCATCTTCATATTTGATGAAATGGATAAAATGCACGCAGGCCTCATAGATGCCATCAAGCCCTTCCTAGACTATTACGAGCTGGTGGACGGGGTCTCCTACCAGAAAGCCATCTTCATGTTTCTCAG CAATGCTGGCGCAGAAAGGATCACAGACGTGGCTTTAGATTTCTGGAGGAATGGAAAGCAGAGGGAAGAAATCAAGCTCAAAGACATTGAGCATGCCTTGTCTCTGTCAGTCTTCAATAACAAGAACA gTGGCTTCTGGCACAGCAGCTTAATTGACCGGAACCTCATTGATTATTTTGTCCCCTTCCTCCCGCTGGAGTATAAGCACCTGAAAATGTGCATCCGAGTTGAAATGCAGGCCCGAGGCTATGAAATTGATGAGGACATTATCAGCAGAGTAGCTGACGAGATGACGTTTTTCCCCAAGGAGGAGAGAGTTTTCTCTGACAAAGGCTGCAAAACTGTGTTCACCAAGTTAGATTATTATTACGATGACTGA
- the TOR1A gene encoding torsin-1A isoform X2 encodes MKLGRAALGLLLLAPLVVRALEPISVGLALAGVLTGYIYPRLYCLFTECCGQKRSLSREALQKDLDNKLFGQHLAKKIILNAVSGFINNPKPKKPLTLSLHGWTGTGKNFVSKIIAENIYEGGLNSDYVHLFVATLHFPHASNITLYKDQLQLWIRGNVSACARSIFIFDEMDKMHAGLIDAIKPFLDYYELVDGVSYQKAIFMFLSNAGAERITDVALDFWRNGKQREEIKLKDIEHALSLSVFNNKNKGTVPALYWIQDHVQTLLY; translated from the exons ATGAAGCTGGGCCGGGCTGCGTTGGGCCTGCTGCTCCTCGCGCCTTTGGTGGTGCGGGCGCTGGAGCCCATCAGCGTGGGCCTGGCCCTGGCCGGCGTCCTCACCGGCTACATCTACCCGCGCCTCTACTGCCTCTTCACGGAGTGCTGCGGCCAGAAGCGGAGCCTCAGCCGGGAGG CGCTGCAGAAGGATCTGGACAACAAGCTCTTTGGACAGCACCTTGCAAAGAAGATCATCTTAAATGCTGTGTCTGGTTTCATAAACAACCCAAAGCCCAAGAAGCCTCTCACCCTCTCCCTGCACGGGTGGACAGGCACTGGCAAAAATTTTGTCAGCAAGATCATCGCAGAGAATATTTACGAGGGTGGTCTGAACAGTGATTATGTCCATCTGTTTGTGGCCACACTGCACTTTCCACATGCTTCGAACATCACCCTATACAAG GATCAGTTACAGTTGTGGATTCGAGGCAACGTGAGTGCCTGCGCAAGGTCCATCTTCATATTTGATGAAATGGATAAAATGCACGCAGGCCTCATAGATGCCATCAAGCCCTTCCTAGACTATTACGAGCTGGTGGACGGGGTCTCCTACCAGAAAGCCATCTTCATGTTTCTCAG CAATGCTGGCGCAGAAAGGATCACAGACGTGGCTTTAGATTTCTGGAGGAATGGAAAGCAGAGGGAAGAAATCAAGCTCAAAGACATTGAGCATGCCTTGTCTCTGTCAGTCTTCAATAACAAGAACA aaggaacagtGCCTGCTCTCTACTGGATTCAAGATCACGTGCAAACTTTGCTGTATTAA